A stretch of Trichomycterus rosablanca isolate fTriRos1 chromosome 8, fTriRos1.hap1, whole genome shotgun sequence DNA encodes these proteins:
- the slitrk4 gene encoding SLIT and NTRK-like protein 4, translating to MLLLVLLAFSVSAAFSDSDSELSAETCSACSCMSVENVLYVNCEKITVYRPTQLLPPPSSLYHLNFQKNLLYILYPNSFVNFTHAVSLQLGNNKLQNIEGGAFMGLSSLKQLHLNNNELKELRADTFRGIENLEYLQADYNLIKFIEKGAFNKLHKLKVVILNDNLVQSLPENIFRFASLTHLDIRGNRIQKLPYLGVLEHIGRIVELQLDDNPWNCTCDLLPLKAWLENMPYNIFIGEAICETPSDLYGRLLKETNKQELCPLGVGSDFDIKMLPSQPEGGYTTNFAPSTIAPLVTKAPKTTNPSKIYGNGIVAGIPPGKNVQIVSYQTRIPPLSCPQPCTCKAHPSDFGIGVSCQERNIQSLGDLTPRPANAKKLHLSGNYIRNIIPTDFQGFEGLDLLHLGSNQISAIQKGVFRNLTNLRRLYLNGNQLEQLHPEMFLGLSNLQYLFLEYNAITEVLAGTFDYMPNLQLLYLNNNVLRSLPAYIFAGVPLARLNLKNNHFMNLPVSGVLDQLKSLTQIDLEGNPWECSCDLVALKLWLEKLNDGVAAKEVRCASPVQFANVELRELKNEIMCPKLVARPPFILTSSTPLATSMSPAGVGKAPPGGAVPLSIMILSILVVLILTVFIAFCLLVFVLRRNKKPSGRQEGLGNQECGSMQLQLRRHNHKCNKKDDLAGETFIPQTIEHMSKAHTCGMRDSDAGFKFADSQRPKMFLRSGADSDKDSLTLDARKRLSTIDELDEFLPGRETSMFLHSYLDSKKDFNSIGVSGFEIRYPEKPHDKKAKKSLIGGNHSKIVIEQRKGEYYELKAKLQGTPDYLQVLEEQTALSKF from the coding sequence ATGTTGCTGCTCGTTCTCCTGGCCTTCTCCGTATCGGCTGCGTTTTCTGACTCGGATTCTGAACTCTCGGCCGAGACCTGCAGCGCCTGCTCCTGCATGTCCGTTGAGAACGTCCTTTATGTGAACTGTGAGAAAATAACTGTGTACAGGCCAACGCAGCTGCTCCCTCCTCCGTCCAGCCTCTACCATCTGAATTTTCAGAAAAACCTTTTGTACATCCTTTACCCCAACTCTTTTGTGAATTTCACACATGCCGTGTCGCTCCAGCTGGGCAACAACAAGCTGCAGAACATCGAGGGAGGGGCCTTCATGGGACTGAGCTCGCTGAAGCAGTTGCACTTAAATAACAACGAGTTGAAAGAGCTCCGCGCCGACACCTTCCGCGGGATCGAGAACTTGGAGTACCTCCAGGCCGACTACAATTTAATCAAGTTTATCGAGAAAGGAGCCTTCAACAAACTACACAAGCTGAAGGTTGTGATTCTCAACGACAATCTTGTCCAGAGCCTTCCAGAGAACATATTCCGCTTCGCCTCGCTCACGCACCTGGATATACGAGGGAACCGGATCCAGAAGCTGCCGTACCTCGGAGTTTTGGAGCACATAGGGAGGATCGTGGAACTTCAGCTGGACGACAACCCGTGGAACTGCACGTGCGATCTGTTACCTCTGAAAGCCTGGCTGGAAAATATGCCCTATAATATTTTTATCGGCGAGGCTATATGCGAGACGCCTAGTGACCTGTACGGTCGACTTTTAAAGGAGACCAACAAACAGGAACTGTGCCCTCTTGGAGTCGGGAGCGACTTTGACATCAAGATGCTCCCGTCTCAACCGGAGGGTGGATACACGACTAATTTTGCACCGTCCACGATAGCACCTTTAGTAACCAAAGCCCCAAAGACGACGAATCCGTCCAAAATCTACGGGAACGGGATCGTCGCTGGGATTCCTCCTGGCAAAAACGTCCAAATCGTGTCCTACCAGACTCGGATCCCTCCCCTCTCGTGTCCTCAACCCTGCACCTGTAAAGCTCACCCGTCCGATTTCGGGATTGGCGTCAGCTGTCAGGAAAGGAACATCCAGAGCCTGGGAGATCTTACACCCAGACCGGCGAATGCCAAGAAACTGCACCTGAGCGGTAATTACATCCGAAACATCATCCCTACGGACTTCCAAGGTTTCGAAGGATTGGATCTGTTACACCTGGGTAGTAATCAGATATCCGCCATCCAGAAAGGAGTGTTCCGAAATCTGACCAACCTGCGCAGGCTGTACCTCAATGGCAACCAGCTCGAGCAGCTTCATCCTGAAATGTTCCTGGGCCTGAGCAACCTCCAGTACCTGTTTTTGGAATACAACGCCATAACCGAAGTCCTAGCCGGGACCTTTGACTACATgccaaacctgcagctcttgtacCTGAACAACAACGTGCTGCGGAGCCTTCCCGCGTACATCTTCGCCGGCGTGCCTCTCGCCAGACTCAACCTGAAGAACAACCACTTCATGAACTTACCCGTGAGCGGCGTGCTGGACCAGCTGAAGTCGCTCACGCAGATAGATCTGGAAGGCAATCCTTGGGAATGCTCGTGTGATCTGGTGGCTTTGAAGCTGTGGCTGGAGAAGCTGAATGACGGGGTGGCTGCCAAGGAGGTCAGATGCGCCTCGCCGGTGCAGTTTGCGAACGTCGAGCTGCGTGAGCTGAAAAACGAAATCATGTGCCCCAAGCTCGTCGCCAGGCCTCCTTTCATTCTGACCAGCTCAACCCCCCTGGCAACGTCGATGTCTCCCGCAGGAGTCGGCAAAGCCCCTCCCGGTGGTGCCGTACCCTTGTCAATCATGATTCTGAGCATCCTGGTGGTCCTGATCCTCACCGTGTTCATCGCCTTCTGCCTGCTGGTGTTCGTCCTCAGACGGAACAAGAAGCCCTCCGGGAGGCAAGAGGGACTCGGGAACCAGGAGTGCGGATCCATGCAGCTCCAGCTCCGGAGGCACAACCACAAATGCAACAAGAAGGACGACCTGGCCGGAGAGACCTTCATCCCACAGACCATCGAGCACATGAGCAAAGCCCACACGTGCGGGATGAGAGACTCGGACGCCGGCTTCAAGTTCGCCGACTCGCAGAGGCCGAAGATGTTCCTGCGCAGCGGCGCGGACAGCGACAAGGACTCGCTGACGCTGGACGCCCGGAAAAGACTGAGCACCATCGACGAGCTGGACGAGTTCCTGCCCGGCAGGGAGACCAGCATGTTCCTCCATAGCTACCTGGACAGCAAAAAGGATTTCAACAGTATAGGGGTGAGTGGTTTTGAGATCCGTTACCCCGAGAAACCACATGACAAGAAAGCCAAAAAGTCTTTAATAGGGGGGAACCACAGTAAAATAGTCATTGAGCAGCGCAAGGGCGAGTATTATGAACTTAAAGCCAAACTGCAAGGGACCCCCGACTACCTGCAAGTGCTAGAAGAACAGACCGCCCTGAGTAAATTTTAG